Proteins encoded in a region of the Paenibacillus sp. W2I17 genome:
- the racE gene encoding glutamate racemase, whose translation MQQAIAILDSGVGGLTVAKEVMRQLPREKIIYFGDTARTPYGPRSSEQVKQFTEQIVDFLIQFDPKVIVIACNTATAAALEYIRAKVNVPVIGVIHPGARAAITATRTGRIGVIGTTGTIGSGAYTSALKQLSPYIDVVSQACPALVPLVEQGEFRSEHTTHTVEQSLGEIKQQPIDCLILGCTHYPFLMDTIQEVMGQEVKLISSADETAREISTILYDKRKLASGDETPVHQFFCTGDPRMFQNITRRWLGEQISKTPVVWQVTQLS comes from the coding sequence GTGCAGCAAGCAATCGCTATATTAGACTCCGGTGTGGGGGGATTGACCGTCGCCAAGGAAGTGATGCGTCAGCTCCCGCGGGAAAAGATCATTTATTTTGGGGATACTGCCCGGACACCGTACGGACCCCGTTCGTCCGAACAAGTAAAACAATTTACGGAACAAATCGTTGATTTCTTGATCCAGTTCGATCCGAAGGTTATCGTTATCGCCTGTAACACAGCAACAGCAGCCGCGCTGGAGTATATCCGTGCCAAGGTGAATGTGCCTGTCATTGGTGTTATACATCCGGGTGCGCGGGCCGCAATCACAGCGACACGTACAGGGCGTATTGGTGTGATTGGTACCACGGGTACCATAGGTAGTGGGGCTTATACATCGGCACTCAAACAGTTGTCCCCCTATATTGATGTGGTCAGTCAAGCTTGTCCGGCGCTGGTGCCGTTGGTGGAACAAGGTGAATTTCGTTCCGAGCACACGACACATACGGTGGAACAATCATTGGGCGAGATCAAACAACAGCCAATTGATTGTCTTATTCTGGGTTGTACGCATTATCCCTTTCTCATGGACACGATTCAGGAAGTTATGGGACAGGAAGTAAAGTTAATCAGTTCAGCAGATGAAACGGCACGTGAAATCAGTACGATTTTATATGATAAGCGAAAGCTGGCCAGTGGGGATGAGACTCCGGTGCATCAATTTTTCTGCACGGGTGACCCGCGAATGTTCCAGAATATCACCCGCCGATGGTTGGGGGAGCAGATCTCCAAGACCCCTGTTGTCTGGCAGGTAACGCAATTATCATAG
- a CDS encoding YtxH domain-containing protein codes for MKDSNKSLLWGALIGSVVGSVTALLLAPKSGRELRQDITEGARQVSEKGQELAGIVGEQSSQIVSKVKETADVVIQDIQSWRNCAEGKEIRISAAIVDNDIDKTVDEPGIDIVAKLPADESKDDN; via the coding sequence GTGAAGGATTCTAACAAAAGTTTGTTGTGGGGAGCTCTTATTGGCTCCGTGGTTGGTTCAGTAACGGCATTATTGCTGGCGCCGAAATCGGGACGTGAACTTCGTCAGGATATTACAGAAGGTGCTCGTCAGGTATCGGAGAAAGGTCAGGAACTGGCTGGTATCGTGGGAGAACAGAGTTCGCAGATCGTATCCAAAGTTAAAGAGACCGCAGATGTCGTGATTCAGGATATTCAATCCTGGCGCAATTGCGCTGAAGGGAAAGAAATTCGCATATCGGCAGCCATTGTTGATAACGATATCGATAAAACAGTGGATGAACCCGGAATTGATATCGTAGCGAAGCTTCCTGCGGATGAGTCCAAGGACGACAACTAA
- a CDS encoding DUF4261 domain-containing protein, whose amino-acid sequence MTNESKEFNEVNTESNETNEIPSGFHPVYMVELLFRERPEVDRLRLQEAMIRHTGQVRLDVKQESGGQMHEMLVFYHLDHKVSFQEGDIPAQTCMLPVNEIADRARFGGALQQAWHWPEVGQVVESSRYSIRIHDMFTAAMPRKQRLELFQKTVLAIMESLTCDALYWYGSDKLVEPEAYTQAQEREEHLYAAMNVRMYQAGGTEEQRGLVMDTVGLSALGVPDVQCHFVGLDPDTVAQTLLGAAYYIFDQGDVLQDGQTLGSSGGRRWRCEHQAALIAPGRYVIDLDPGDEHAAADLEPARQN is encoded by the coding sequence ATGACAAATGAATCAAAAGAATTCAATGAAGTAAATACTGAAAGCAACGAAACGAATGAAATACCTTCCGGATTCCATCCGGTGTATATGGTTGAACTCTTGTTCCGGGAACGTCCAGAGGTGGATCGCCTGCGTTTGCAGGAAGCTATGATTCGTCATACAGGACAAGTCCGACTGGATGTGAAACAAGAGAGCGGAGGGCAAATGCATGAGATGCTCGTCTTCTATCATCTGGACCATAAGGTATCCTTTCAGGAAGGGGATATCCCTGCTCAGACTTGCATGCTTCCTGTGAATGAAATCGCAGATCGTGCTCGCTTTGGCGGTGCTCTGCAACAAGCATGGCATTGGCCGGAAGTGGGACAGGTTGTAGAATCTTCGCGGTACTCCATCCGGATACATGATATGTTCACGGCAGCCATGCCTCGTAAGCAGCGCCTGGAACTGTTTCAGAAGACTGTACTGGCAATCATGGAGAGTTTGACCTGTGACGCGCTGTATTGGTATGGCAGTGATAAGCTCGTTGAACCGGAAGCATATACGCAAGCTCAGGAACGTGAGGAACATTTGTATGCAGCCATGAACGTTCGAATGTATCAAGCCGGAGGTACAGAGGAACAACGCGGGTTGGTCATGGATACCGTGGGATTATCTGCGCTGGGTGTACCTGATGTCCAGTGTCATTTCGTCGGTCTTGATCCGGATACGGTGGCTCAGACCTTACTGGGTGCAGCGTATTACATATTTGATCAGGGGGATGTTCTGCAAGATGGACAGACGCTGGGTTCTTCAGGTGGACGTCGCTGGCGTTGTGAACATCAGGCGGCATTAATTGCACCTGGACGATATGTGATTGATTTGGACCCGGGGGATGAGCATGCCGCGGCTGATCTCGAGCCGGCTCGTCAGAACTGA
- a CDS encoding DUF86 domain-containing protein gives MYYVNREQIARRLAAVPEVAEGLRGAAEAWDGSLMLGMVQERCLHLAIEIVTDVGSYLIDGFIMRDASSYDDIIQINYEEKVFDNPTYEILRQLVTLRKPLVQDYYSWERSELHPLSVELPSILEHFTTQVSAYVETELGPFNTAQAEGQRKE, from the coding sequence ATGTATTATGTGAACAGAGAACAGATTGCCCGCCGGCTTGCTGCTGTACCGGAAGTAGCTGAAGGACTTCGCGGGGCAGCAGAGGCTTGGGACGGCAGTCTCATGCTTGGGATGGTACAGGAACGTTGTCTTCACCTGGCGATCGAGATTGTTACCGATGTGGGAAGTTATCTGATTGACGGTTTCATCATGAGAGATGCGAGCAGTTATGATGATATTATTCAGATTAATTATGAAGAAAAGGTTTTTGATAATCCGACCTATGAGATATTGCGTCAGCTTGTCACGTTACGCAAACCACTGGTGCAGGATTATTACAGTTGGGAGCGGTCTGAGCTCCATCCACTTAGCGTAGAGTTGCCGAGTATACTTGAACATTTTACTACTCAGGTTAGCGCCTACGTGGAAACAGAACTTGGTCCTTTCAATACGGCACAGGCCGAGGGACAGCGTAAGGAATGA
- a CDS encoding Dabb family protein: protein MIKHIVLFKMKDRSAESIEAAAQVLRNLEGKIDVLVSLEIGIDVLRSERSFDISLTAEFASLEDLQAYQVHPLHQEVIKYMNEVREQSIAVDYEI, encoded by the coding sequence ATGATAAAACATATTGTCCTGTTCAAAATGAAAGATCGCTCAGCAGAAAGTATTGAAGCTGCAGCCCAGGTGCTTCGCAATCTGGAAGGTAAAATTGATGTCCTAGTTTCACTTGAAATCGGGATTGATGTGCTTCGCTCGGAGAGATCGTTCGACATTTCACTCACGGCGGAGTTTGCGTCACTGGAGGATCTCCAGGCGTATCAGGTACACCCGCTTCATCAGGAAGTTATCAAGTATATGAACGAAGTCAGAGAACAGTCAATTGCAGTGGACTACGAAATCTGA
- a CDS encoding helix-turn-helix transcriptional regulator yields MPNQPEQHSIQAWSLINRKYLGKGVRVKRFRKPTRCQIRNRVLLAVLMANDIKLSQLAEDLSISSRSVSAWVYEGRIPGSTNLDKTCQLLGYPRHILFNEEVVRNSPVICQPESSRFMKRTVTRSPVSNRILTGLCMVHDLSVTDVSHWIGVHPGTFRKWLHQGTLPSAAFQEQAEQFFRIPKTILFADVILKDRRNN; encoded by the coding sequence ATGCCTAATCAACCAGAACAACATTCCATCCAGGCGTGGTCTCTGATCAACCGTAAATACTTGGGAAAAGGCGTCCGTGTTAAACGATTCCGAAAACCGACACGCTGTCAAATCCGCAATCGTGTTCTTCTTGCCGTGCTGATGGCCAATGATATCAAGTTGTCCCAGCTTGCTGAAGACCTCTCCATCTCTTCACGCAGTGTCAGTGCGTGGGTATATGAAGGACGGATACCCGGCAGTACCAATTTGGACAAGACTTGCCAATTACTCGGCTACCCACGTCATATTCTCTTCAATGAAGAAGTTGTGCGTAATAGCCCTGTTATATGTCAACCCGAGTCATCTCGCTTCATGAAGCGTACGGTGACCCGTTCTCCGGTTAGTAACCGTATTTTGACAGGCTTGTGTATGGTCCATGATTTGTCGGTGACAGATGTCAGCCACTGGATCGGGGTTCATCCCGGCACTTTCCGCAAATGGCTGCATCAGGGAACACTGCCTTCTGCTGCGTTTCAGGAACAAGCGGAGCAATTTTTCCGTATCCCGAAAACTATTTTGTTCGCAGATGTCATCTTGAAAGATCGTCGCAACAACTAA
- a CDS encoding sn-glycerol-1-phosphate dehydrogenase: MNMNERIAAWNEEAQQCACGHQHRVVDMLIHLEAGAIQRLPGYLSEQGYRQVTVVYDRHTFQAAGSDVLSSIREAGMNVDEIALPENRTGDIIADEAAIVQVMLGVKLESQAVIAVGSGTIHDLVRFVCSKMNKPFLSIPTAASVDGFTSAGAPLIVSGVKQTFQAVPPEAIFADLDILEQAPQVMTAAGFGDMLGKYTSLADWIVSRELGGEPFCPVAYRMTEEALNTCIDHVQAIAEGRAEGVAVLMDALIVSGISMLIIDHSRPASGGEHHLSHILEMDLMQAGERPVLHGAKVGVACALLTVKYKELAQTSGEPVFGIYDQLPEASQLIAWLEQVGGPVTTEQLGVTPEMVEHAFNTAHTLRPRYTGLRYINEVLNTRLG; encoded by the coding sequence ATGAATATGAACGAACGAATTGCAGCATGGAATGAGGAAGCACAGCAGTGTGCTTGCGGTCATCAACACCGGGTGGTGGATATGCTGATTCATCTGGAAGCTGGGGCCATTCAGAGGTTACCGGGTTATTTGTCTGAGCAAGGATATCGTCAGGTGACGGTTGTTTATGATCGACATACGTTTCAGGCGGCCGGATCTGATGTGCTGAGTAGTATTCGCGAAGCGGGAATGAATGTGGATGAGATCGCTCTGCCAGAGAATCGTACGGGGGATATCATTGCGGATGAAGCAGCTATTGTACAGGTCATGTTGGGTGTAAAACTGGAAAGTCAGGCTGTAATCGCTGTGGGTTCAGGTACCATCCACGATCTGGTGCGATTTGTGTGTTCCAAAATGAACAAGCCCTTTCTGTCGATACCGACAGCGGCTTCAGTGGATGGGTTTACCTCTGCGGGTGCACCCTTAATTGTAAGCGGCGTCAAACAAACATTTCAGGCTGTTCCGCCGGAGGCTATCTTTGCCGATCTGGATATTCTGGAGCAAGCCCCGCAAGTGATGACAGCTGCCGGATTCGGAGATATGCTTGGTAAATATACTTCACTTGCAGACTGGATTGTTTCTCGTGAACTGGGCGGAGAACCGTTCTGTCCAGTTGCTTATCGGATGACAGAAGAAGCGCTGAATACCTGCATAGATCATGTACAAGCTATTGCGGAGGGGCGAGCAGAGGGAGTAGCTGTATTAATGGACGCATTAATTGTTTCCGGTATCTCCATGCTGATCATTGACCATTCCCGTCCGGCATCCGGAGGTGAGCATCATCTGTCTCACATCTTGGAGATGGATCTGATGCAAGCGGGAGAAAGACCGGTTCTGCATGGTGCCAAAGTTGGCGTAGCTTGTGCATTGCTTACGGTGAAATATAAAGAACTTGCACAGACATCGGGTGAACCGGTGTTTGGGATATATGACCAATTGCCGGAGGCTTCTCAGCTCATCGCATGGTTGGAACAAGTAGGTGGACCTGTGACTACTGAGCAACTCGGTGTAACCCCGGAGATGGTGGAACATGCGTTCAACACAGCGCATACGCTTCGTCCTCGATATACGGGGTTGAGATATATAAATGAAGTGTTGAACACGAGGTTAGGATGA
- a CDS encoding Gfo/Idh/MocA family protein, whose translation MKTTNLCFIGAGFHASTNIYPSIVEAGAHIQAIATRSMERSEAALLRFGSNGKAYDNAQLMLQQEICDGVVVVAQPVDQTALVLECIRAGKNVYVDKPLGWNAAEAATVAEAAEQAGVVVMVGFMKRYAPVYMKLKELIDSGSLGKVRSFQMKFAVDSTPFCKDEEQFMKLAAIHMVDLMRYLFGEAIRVTGTTVKNGEHINQSISLVFENNVVGSAYFTGMSAWSRESESVLVTFDNGFASAEEINTLTVHQSRSSTNLAWKSLEEQDTVYTPSGSPMSGAYRDLYLRGFVGEMAHFIACCQNQTAPHSSARDNVATMALCDSILSSLK comes from the coding sequence TTGAAAACAACCAATCTGTGCTTTATCGGTGCCGGGTTTCATGCATCCACGAATATTTACCCTTCTATTGTTGAAGCCGGAGCACATATCCAGGCCATTGCCACACGCAGTATGGAACGCTCTGAAGCAGCTCTGCTGCGATTTGGCAGCAACGGAAAAGCGTATGACAATGCTCAGCTTATGTTGCAGCAGGAAATCTGTGACGGAGTCGTTGTGGTCGCCCAGCCTGTAGATCAGACCGCTCTTGTCCTTGAATGTATTCGGGCTGGTAAGAATGTATACGTGGATAAGCCACTCGGATGGAATGCAGCGGAAGCCGCCACTGTAGCAGAAGCTGCCGAGCAGGCTGGCGTCGTTGTCATGGTCGGTTTTATGAAACGTTATGCTCCCGTATACATGAAGCTGAAGGAGCTCATTGATAGTGGTTCGCTAGGTAAGGTACGTTCATTCCAGATGAAATTCGCTGTAGACAGTACCCCATTTTGCAAGGATGAGGAACAGTTCATGAAGCTCGCTGCCATTCATATGGTCGATCTGATGCGTTACTTATTCGGAGAAGCAATACGGGTTACAGGCACAACCGTGAAGAATGGGGAACATATTAATCAAAGCATTTCTCTTGTTTTTGAGAATAACGTAGTAGGCAGCGCTTATTTTACCGGCATGAGTGCTTGGTCACGGGAGAGTGAAAGTGTACTCGTCACCTTTGACAACGGATTTGCGTCAGCTGAAGAGATCAACACACTTACTGTTCATCAATCCCGAAGTTCGACCAACCTTGCCTGGAAATCTCTCGAGGAGCAAGATACCGTATATACGCCTTCCGGTTCTCCCATGTCAGGAGCTTATCGTGACCTTTATCTACGCGGGTTTGTTGGTGAAATGGCGCACTTCATCGCGTGTTGCCAAAATCAGACCGCCCCACATTCCAGCGCCAGGGATAATGTTGCAACGATGGCTCTATGTGACTCCATTCTATCGTCACTGAAGTAG
- a CDS encoding helix-turn-helix domain-containing protein gives MKKDATKLCPAPYGCSVEVTLSVIGGKWKGAILYHLFSGPLRFNEIRKLFPDITQRMLTLQLRELEGSGIVHREIYPQIPPKVEYSLTPFGETLRPIIFSMRDWGETYTNEVLARSSQEV, from the coding sequence ATGAAAAAGGACGCAACCAAGCTATGTCCCGCGCCATACGGCTGTTCCGTGGAAGTTACCCTCAGTGTGATCGGAGGCAAATGGAAAGGTGCCATTTTATATCATTTATTCTCCGGTCCTTTGAGATTTAACGAGATCCGAAAATTATTTCCTGACATCACCCAGCGTATGCTCACCCTGCAACTTCGAGAGTTGGAAGGCAGCGGAATTGTTCATCGTGAAATATACCCCCAGATCCCACCCAAAGTGGAGTATTCCCTCACACCATTTGGTGAAACGTTACGGCCGATTATCTTCAGCATGCGAGATTGGGGAGAAACGTATACAAATG